From the Priestia koreensis genome, one window contains:
- a CDS encoding GntR family transcriptional regulator, giving the protein MSERDTIERRVYQHLKNSLLSRSIAPGTQLTEQAIAKELEVSRTPIRLAFKRLEAEGLIEMIPNRGAFVVQPTIQEILAFFDLRKELEYLSVKYGLPKVQEEDFTELHKLLDEEKKAYEQKDLHDYVRINKQFHLFLAKKSENKFLIRYMEQMLNQMNVYLFLLDTFYHIDSPDNTRFAEHEHMVQAIENGDSDELLSLIDQHMEHSIGDLRVQGT; this is encoded by the coding sequence GTGAGTGAACGAGACACGATTGAACGTCGCGTGTATCAGCATTTAAAAAACAGTTTGTTATCTCGAAGCATTGCACCTGGCACGCAGTTAACGGAACAAGCGATTGCAAAAGAACTCGAAGTTAGCCGTACTCCCATACGTCTCGCTTTTAAACGACTTGAGGCTGAGGGATTAATTGAAATGATTCCAAACCGAGGTGCATTTGTCGTACAGCCAACCATTCAAGAAATTTTAGCATTCTTCGATCTTCGCAAAGAGCTTGAATATCTTTCGGTTAAATATGGTTTACCGAAGGTGCAAGAAGAGGATTTCACTGAACTCCACAAGCTTTTAGACGAAGAAAAAAAGGCGTACGAACAAAAAGATCTGCACGATTACGTCAGAATCAATAAGCAATTCCATCTATTTCTAGCGAAAAAAAGTGAAAATAAATTCCTGATCCGCTATATGGAGCAGATGCTTAATCAGATGAACGTGTATCTTTTTTTACTTGATACCTTTTATCACATCGATTCCCCCGACAATACGCGTTTTGCCGAACATGAACATATGGTACAAGCGATTGAAAACGGAGATAGCGATGAACTTCTATCCCTTATTGATCAGCACATGGAGCACAGTATCGGTGATCTCCGCGTACAAGGAACATAA
- a CDS encoding HD domain-containing protein — protein sequence MNLLDQAIEFAAVAHDGQYRKGTHIPYIMHPVAVGFALQRLGCEEPVVIAAILHDTVEDTEVKLIDIETRFGTEVARLVQGVSEEDKGLTWEVRKQHTIEALGEADEGVVLITIADKIHNLRCILEEFREKGERVWEKFNRGKELQEWYHRSIYEATSTLQTKAVQQLRSEYKQCIDVIFHAK from the coding sequence ATGAATTTACTAGATCAAGCAATCGAGTTTGCGGCTGTCGCTCATGACGGTCAATATCGAAAAGGAACGCATATTCCTTATATTATGCATCCAGTAGCTGTAGGATTCGCTTTGCAGCGGTTAGGATGTGAAGAACCTGTTGTTATTGCAGCTATTTTACACGATACGGTTGAAGATACGGAGGTAAAGCTTATTGATATTGAAACACGCTTTGGCACTGAAGTAGCAAGGCTTGTTCAAGGAGTAAGTGAAGAGGATAAGGGATTAACTTGGGAAGTGCGGAAGCAGCATACAATTGAGGCTTTAGGTGAAGCAGATGAAGGCGTAGTGTTAATTACGATCGCTGATAAAATTCACAACCTTCGTTGCATCTTAGAAGAATTCAGGGAAAAGGGAGAGCGGGTATGGGAGAAATTTAACCGAGGGAAGGAGTTACAAGAATGGTATCACCGGTCGATTTATGAAGCCACCTCAACGCTTCAAACAAAAGCGGTTCAACAGCTTAGAAGTGAATACAAGCAGTGCATAGACGTCATTTTTCACGCTAAATAA
- a CDS encoding DUF4183 domain-containing protein → MPAQLIKLFIQATSSVVGSVDVTTDTTVTPEVTRYYATVIAGNLLTTDTSIPATQFVDDNGNAVTAFPTLDAESYYNVYINSVLQQDGLTTLSNSTLTVNGALLTVGVPVVVEFADFSSTTSTSTADLANLQVDTTIET, encoded by the coding sequence ATGCCTGCACAATTGATTAAGCTGTTCATACAAGCTACTTCTAGCGTTGTCGGAAGCGTCGATGTTACAACCGATACAACCGTCACACCTGAAGTAACGCGCTACTATGCCACGGTTATTGCTGGAAATCTGTTAACAACTGATACATCCATTCCTGCCACACAATTTGTCGACGATAACGGAAATGCCGTGACCGCCTTCCCTACACTTGATGCAGAAAGCTATTACAACGTGTACATTAACAGCGTTCTGCAACAAGACGGACTTACAACGCTAAGCAATAGCACCCTAACCGTAAATGGAGCTCTTCTAACCGTAGGCGTACCCGTTGTTGTGGAATTTGCTGATTTTAGCAGTACAACCTCTACGTCAACTGCTGACCTTGCAAATCTTCAAGTGGACACGACGATTGAAACCTAA
- a CDS encoding DUF4183 domain-containing protein, with product MIPLDTLTVDSFTFSVYLVDEDGCYLSSFDERWLSIHLGNDPHSYSLSARIHFLLLITHSGDEVGRQILSSRSHSDFFYVASNEMCTVSFNSFHVSSLTISDLSKGGFYWEVSGMIQNKTTCRPFCLSQSVSFSLVPLHKKKIRGQTSYFVCVADGLTTSFTDENALASYNSVSIPDPSEVSYANLYVNGVLQPPNSYAYKRGEVTLLTEDIPLKGVPVILQFHSLYSSTLMNALIPVQQQFFFTTGNGCDSLFHPDFPFERALLQQLYVNGCIQPPSLYQADSLLTIYALDPPSLHHPVIFQRIVLAPTARINKAYGFSEMYIAFSDGVKRCYTDQEASLIDRSSAILDPNQCTLVNVYVNGMIQPPPTYSLKEGELLFVDDPPLVNSPIIVEYVTIFEAW from the coding sequence ATGATTCCTCTTGATACACTCACTGTTGATTCGTTTACCTTCTCCGTTTACCTCGTTGATGAAGATGGTTGCTATCTCTCATCGTTTGATGAGCGCTGGTTAAGTATTCATCTCGGCAACGATCCGCACTCTTATTCCCTTTCTGCCCGCATTCACTTTCTTCTTCTCATTACTCATAGCGGTGACGAAGTTGGTCGACAAATCCTTTCATCTCGCTCGCACTCTGATTTTTTCTACGTTGCATCTAACGAGATGTGCACAGTATCTTTCAATTCGTTTCATGTATCTTCATTGACGATTTCCGATTTGTCTAAAGGAGGGTTTTACTGGGAGGTTAGCGGAATGATCCAGAATAAGACGACTTGTCGCCCCTTCTGTCTATCTCAGAGCGTTTCGTTTTCCTTGGTTCCTCTACATAAAAAGAAAATCCGAGGACAAACAAGCTATTTTGTATGTGTTGCAGATGGACTCACGACCTCATTTACTGATGAGAATGCGCTAGCATCCTATAACTCCGTATCCATTCCCGATCCGAGTGAGGTCAGCTATGCCAATTTGTATGTAAACGGTGTGCTACAGCCTCCAAATTCGTATGCATATAAGCGAGGCGAAGTTACTCTTTTGACAGAGGATATCCCTTTAAAAGGGGTTCCCGTCATTTTGCAATTTCATTCTCTTTACTCATCGACCTTAATGAACGCTCTCATTCCTGTTCAACAGCAATTCTTCTTTACTACTGGCAACGGATGTGATTCTCTTTTCCATCCCGACTTTCCTTTTGAACGTGCTTTGCTTCAGCAGCTGTATGTGAATGGTTGTATTCAGCCTCCTTCTCTCTATCAAGCTGACTCTCTCCTCACCATCTATGCACTTGATCCACCATCTCTACATCACCCCGTAATCTTTCAACGCATCGTACTTGCACCAACCGCACGCATCAACAAAGCATATGGATTCAGCGAAATGTATATTGCTTTTTCAGATGGCGTAAAACGATGCTATACAGATCAAGAAGCATCACTAATTGACCGTTCTAGCGCCATTCTTGATCCCAATCAATGCACACTTGTTAATGTGTATGTAAACGGCATGATTCAACCCCCTCCTACCTATTCTCTCAAAGAGGGAGAACTGCTATTTGTTGACGACCCACCACTTGTAAATAGTCCGATCATCGTTGAATACGTTACTATTTTTGAAGCATGGTAA
- a CDS encoding BMP family lipoprotein codes for MKKRWALALPVVLAAGTVLGACGKGAGSNSSDFHIGMVTDQGGIDDKSFNQSAWEGIEKYGKDHDMKKGTDFKYIQSTSQSEFEPNLSKFVDADYDLTYGIGFYLEDAIQQMAEENPKSRFALVDSLLLDKNSKPVFLDNVVNITFREEQGSFLMGVIAAKQTKTNKVGFVGGANSPLIKKFENGFKAGVKAANPKVEVYSQYAGSFNEADKGSTIASAMYDKGADVIYTAAGGTGNGVFTEAKNRKKKGQDVWVIGVDRDQYQEGMPENVTLTSMVKRVDVATYDISKRTEKGNFPGGKEIVYGLKENAIGLAPTKKNLSKEELAVVDEWKKKISDGEVSVPKTDDEFASFSVK; via the coding sequence ATGAAAAAGAGATGGGCTTTAGCATTACCAGTAGTTTTAGCGGCAGGAACAGTACTAGGAGCATGTGGAAAAGGAGCAGGATCGAATTCATCTGATTTTCACATCGGAATGGTGACCGACCAGGGCGGGATTGATGATAAATCATTCAATCAGTCTGCATGGGAAGGGATCGAGAAGTACGGAAAGGATCATGATATGAAAAAAGGGACGGACTTCAAATATATTCAGTCCACGTCTCAATCAGAATTTGAGCCGAACCTGTCTAAATTCGTTGATGCAGATTATGATTTGACGTATGGAATTGGGTTTTATCTAGAAGATGCCATTCAGCAAATGGCGGAAGAAAATCCAAAATCACGATTTGCTCTAGTTGATAGTTTACTGCTTGATAAAAATTCAAAGCCCGTCTTTTTAGATAACGTTGTAAATATTACGTTCCGTGAAGAACAAGGTTCCTTCTTAATGGGAGTTATTGCAGCGAAGCAGACGAAAACGAACAAAGTCGGTTTTGTAGGTGGCGCCAATTCTCCATTAATTAAAAAATTCGAAAATGGCTTTAAGGCCGGAGTCAAAGCGGCAAATCCAAAAGTTGAAGTATATTCACAGTACGCAGGAAGCTTTAACGAAGCAGACAAAGGATCAACGATTGCTTCTGCTATGTATGACAAAGGTGCAGATGTCATTTATACGGCAGCAGGTGGAACAGGAAACGGTGTGTTCACAGAAGCGAAAAATCGTAAGAAAAAAGGTCAAGACGTTTGGGTTATTGGGGTAGACCGTGATCAGTATCAAGAAGGAATGCCAGAAAACGTAACGCTTACATCGATGGTTAAACGTGTCGACGTGGCAACATATGATATTTCAAAACGTACGGAGAAAGGGAACTTCCCTGGCGGAAAAGAAATCGTATACGGATTAAAAGAAAATGCAATTGGACTTGCTCCAACGAAGAAAAATTTATCAAAAGAAGAATTAGCAGTTGTAGATGAGTGGAAGAAGAAAATTAGTGACGGCGAAGTGAGCGTTCCAAAAACAGACGATGAGTTTGCCTCTTTCTCTGTTAAGTAA
- a CDS encoding ABC transporter ATP-binding protein, giving the protein MDYIIEMLNIRKEFPGIVANDNITLQVKKGEVHALLGENGAGKSTLMNVLFGLYQPEKGQIKVKNQEVKITDPNVANRLGIGMVHQHFMLVQNFTVTENIILGSEPTKNGRLHTEHAAKKIEELSRQYGLSVDPYAKIEDISVGMQQRVEILKTLYRGAEILIFDEPTAALIPQEIEELTQIMKRLVQEGKSIILITHKLKEIMSICDRCTVIRKGVGIGTVTISETNSDELASLMVGREVQFKTKKEKARPGEAVLQIHHLVAEDARGVKAVNELDLTVYGGEVLGIAGVDGNGQTELIEAITGLRKVKEGSILLNGRELSTLSTRKITELGVGHIPQDRHKHGLVLDYSIGENIGLQTYYKKPYAKWGLLNYKTLLKKAKELIAEFDVRTPSVNTPARALSGGNQQKAIIAREVDRSPDLLIAAQPTRGLDVGAIEFIHSRLIQERDKGKAVLLVSLELDEVMNVSDRIAVMYEGKIVDVVNADETTEKELGLLMAGGKREGKGEVK; this is encoded by the coding sequence GTGGATTACATCATTGAAATGCTGAATATTCGAAAAGAATTTCCAGGCATCGTCGCAAATGATAATATTACGCTTCAAGTAAAAAAAGGAGAGGTTCATGCCCTTCTAGGCGAAAATGGTGCTGGGAAATCAACTCTTATGAACGTGCTCTTTGGTCTTTATCAACCAGAAAAAGGCCAAATTAAAGTAAAGAATCAAGAAGTAAAGATTACCGATCCGAACGTAGCAAATCGTTTAGGTATCGGGATGGTTCATCAGCATTTTATGCTCGTTCAAAATTTCACGGTCACAGAAAATATTATTCTAGGAAGCGAACCGACAAAAAATGGTCGCTTACATACGGAGCATGCGGCCAAAAAAATCGAAGAGCTTTCGCGCCAGTATGGGCTGTCGGTCGATCCATACGCCAAAATTGAAGACATTTCGGTTGGCATGCAGCAACGGGTAGAAATCCTAAAAACGCTGTATAGAGGGGCAGAGATTTTAATCTTTGACGAGCCAACGGCAGCACTTATACCACAAGAAATTGAGGAACTCACTCAAATTATGAAACGACTCGTGCAAGAAGGGAAATCGATTATTTTAATCACCCACAAGCTAAAAGAAATTATGTCCATTTGTGACCGCTGTACCGTCATTCGAAAAGGCGTAGGAATTGGAACAGTTACTATTTCTGAAACCAACTCTGACGAACTAGCTTCTCTCATGGTCGGTCGAGAAGTTCAGTTTAAGACGAAAAAGGAAAAAGCGAGACCGGGAGAAGCTGTGCTACAAATTCACCATTTAGTTGCAGAAGACGCACGTGGTGTAAAAGCCGTTAATGAACTTGATCTCACTGTCTATGGTGGTGAAGTACTAGGAATCGCCGGAGTAGATGGAAATGGTCAAACAGAATTGATTGAGGCGATTACTGGACTTCGGAAAGTGAAGGAGGGCTCTATTCTATTAAATGGCCGAGAGCTATCAACCCTTTCTACTCGAAAAATTACAGAGCTCGGTGTTGGACACATTCCTCAAGATCGTCACAAGCATGGTCTTGTGCTTGATTATTCCATTGGTGAAAATATTGGACTACAAACCTACTATAAAAAGCCGTATGCTAAATGGGGATTGTTAAACTATAAAACGCTTTTGAAAAAGGCGAAAGAGCTCATTGCTGAATTTGATGTTCGGACACCGAGTGTGAACACACCTGCTCGCGCATTATCAGGTGGAAATCAACAAAAAGCCATTATTGCACGTGAAGTAGACCGTAGTCCTGATTTACTTATTGCTGCTCAGCCTACGAGGGGATTAGATGTAGGAGCGATTGAATTTATCCATTCACGACTCATTCAGGAACGAGACAAAGGAAAGGCGGTATTACTTGTATCCCTTGAATTGGATGAAGTCATGAACGTAAGCGATCGAATTGCGGTTATGTATGAAGGGAAAATAGTGGACGTTGTAAACGCAGATGAGACGACTGAAAAGGAACTTGGATTACTGATGGCTGGTGGTAAACGAGAAGGGAAGGGGGAAGTGAAATGA
- a CDS encoding ABC transporter permease: protein MRKLLKNDLFLTIIIPLLAIVLGLLAGAIIMLIGGYDPVLGYTSLFEGMIGSPKAFGETIRAMTPLVLAGIAVAFAYKTGLFNIGVEGQLLVGWLASVWVGYAFDLPKVIHLPLAILAAAIAGALWGFIPGLLKARFKVHEVIVTIMMNYIALYMTSAIIKANLYAGNEKSYNIKETASLASPYLQSITDYSRMHYGIVVALVMAVMMWFLLEKTTKGYELKAVGYNQNASQYAGMSVVKNMVLSMSISGAFAGLAGAMEGLGTFQNMTTLSAFTGTGFDGIAVALLGANHPLGIVLAAFLFGGLKSAAPEMNFVANVPSELVGIIIALIIFFVASSYFVRWLLSRFVKEDQE from the coding sequence ATGAGAAAACTGTTAAAAAATGATCTCTTTTTAACGATTATTATTCCTCTTTTAGCAATTGTACTCGGCTTGTTAGCAGGTGCCATTATCATGCTCATAGGTGGATATGACCCTGTACTTGGCTATACGTCTTTATTTGAAGGAATGATTGGTAGCCCTAAAGCGTTCGGCGAAACGATTCGCGCTATGACACCGCTCGTGTTAGCGGGAATTGCAGTTGCCTTTGCATACAAAACAGGCCTATTCAATATTGGGGTCGAAGGGCAGCTTTTAGTAGGGTGGCTAGCTTCTGTGTGGGTCGGCTATGCCTTTGATCTACCGAAGGTGATTCATCTTCCGCTTGCTATTTTAGCAGCGGCCATAGCAGGTGCGCTTTGGGGATTCATCCCTGGTCTACTGAAAGCGCGATTTAAGGTACATGAAGTCATCGTTACGATTATGATGAATTACATTGCTTTGTATATGACAAGCGCTATTATTAAAGCCAACTTGTATGCAGGGAATGAAAAATCATACAACATTAAGGAAACGGCGTCTCTTGCTTCACCTTACTTGCAGTCTATAACAGATTACTCGCGTATGCATTACGGAATTGTGGTGGCCCTCGTAATGGCCGTTATGATGTGGTTCTTATTAGAGAAAACAACGAAAGGCTACGAACTCAAGGCTGTAGGTTATAACCAAAATGCTTCTCAATATGCCGGAATGAGCGTGGTGAAAAATATGGTGCTTTCGATGTCGATATCCGGTGCTTTTGCTGGTCTAGCAGGTGCGATGGAGGGGCTTGGAACGTTCCAAAATATGACGACGTTATCGGCTTTTACAGGAACAGGGTTTGATGGAATTGCGGTAGCTCTATTAGGAGCGAATCATCCACTAGGAATTGTACTCGCGGCGTTCTTGTTCGGGGGATTAAAAAGCGCGGCGCCTGAAATGAACTTTGTTGCGAACGTACCTTCTGAGCTCGTTGGTATTATTATTGCCCTGATTATTTTCTTTGTGGCATCAAGTTATTTCGTTCGCTGGCTGCTTAGCCGCTTTGTGAAGGAGGACCAAGAATGA
- a CDS encoding ABC transporter permease — MNIVEILAIIIPTALYSAAPLVFTALGGVFSERSGVVNIGLEGLMLFGAFTSITTTLLMQDSVGSVAPWLSIVIAGIVCALFAIIHAFASITLKADQVVSGVALNFLASGLSVFIIKQLFGKGQTDFITYRVDKIDVPGLSQIPVLGKWFFSSIPVTSYLAIILAFVCWYVLYKTPFGLRLRSVGEHPMAADTMGINVIKMRYIGVIVSGFFAGIGGAVYATSISGNFSATTIAGQGFLALAALIFGKWHPLGAMGAAIFFGLAQSLSITGAQIPVLQDIPSVYLRIAPYVLTILALTGFVGRAEGPKALGTSYEKGKR; from the coding sequence ATGAACATAGTAGAGATTTTAGCCATTATTATTCCGACTGCCCTGTATTCTGCTGCACCACTCGTCTTTACTGCCCTTGGCGGCGTATTTAGTGAACGATCAGGTGTTGTCAATATTGGATTAGAGGGACTTATGCTTTTTGGGGCGTTTACGAGTATTACAACGACACTTCTGATGCAGGATTCCGTCGGAAGCGTGGCACCGTGGCTGTCGATTGTAATTGCTGGCATTGTGTGCGCGCTGTTTGCTATCATTCATGCCTTTGCGAGTATTACGCTAAAAGCAGATCAGGTTGTCAGCGGTGTGGCACTGAACTTTTTAGCCAGTGGTTTATCTGTTTTTATCATCAAGCAGCTGTTTGGAAAAGGACAAACCGATTTTATTACGTATCGAGTAGATAAAATCGACGTTCCAGGACTTTCTCAGATCCCTGTACTCGGTAAATGGTTTTTCTCTTCGATCCCTGTTACATCTTATCTTGCGATTATACTCGCCTTTGTCTGCTGGTACGTCTTATATAAAACTCCGTTTGGGCTTCGTCTTCGCTCGGTTGGAGAGCATCCGATGGCAGCAGATACAATGGGGATTAACGTCATCAAAATGCGGTATATCGGCGTTATTGTTTCTGGATTTTTTGCTGGAATTGGTGGGGCTGTATACGCTACGTCTATTTCAGGGAACTTCTCTGCGACGACGATTGCTGGGCAAGGATTTTTAGCGCTTGCGGCGTTGATCTTTGGGAAATGGCATCCGCTTGGAGCAATGGGTGCGGCGATCTTTTTCGGTCTCGCTCAATCACTAAGTATCACCGGGGCACAGATTCCTGTGTTACAGGATATTCCGTCCGTATACTTAAGAATTGCGCCGTACGTCCTAACGATTCTAGCATTGACAGGATTTGTTGGACGAGCGGAAGGACCTAAAGCACTCGGAACATCGTATGAAAAAGGAAAGAGATAA
- a CDS encoding quinone oxidoreductase family protein: protein MKALVFKKFGGPDVLTYETIPDPVIKEDEVLVRMKAIGLNFADVYRRKGNYHLVGNPPYILGYEGAGVVEAVGDAVQGFKKGDRIAFADVPHANAELAAVPKDRIIPIPDGISFETAASLLLQGLTAHYLTKDSYKIQEGDVVLVHAAAGGVGQLLVQIVNLLGGTVIGLTSSAEKAAKAKELGATSVYLYEENWVEKVKEAYPNGVDVAYDSVGATLMDSFSSVRTGGTVVFYGMAGGDPALVDPRMLMDTSKTLTGGDLWNVLTSHEERVGRSSELFTWMLEEKLRLPAPTVFALQDGQKAHEYLESRKSTGKILLLP from the coding sequence ATGAAAGCACTTGTATTTAAAAAATTTGGTGGACCAGACGTATTAACATACGAGACGATCCCTGATCCTGTTATAAAAGAAGATGAAGTTCTTGTTCGTATGAAAGCAATTGGCCTAAACTTTGCAGACGTGTATCGACGCAAAGGAAATTATCATTTAGTCGGCAATCCTCCGTATATTTTAGGATACGAAGGTGCGGGAGTGGTGGAAGCTGTTGGGGATGCGGTACAAGGATTCAAAAAAGGTGATCGCATCGCGTTTGCGGATGTACCACATGCGAACGCTGAGCTTGCTGCTGTTCCGAAGGACAGAATCATTCCTATCCCTGATGGTATTTCGTTCGAAACGGCTGCATCCTTGCTTTTACAAGGATTAACCGCGCACTACTTAACAAAAGACAGCTACAAAATCCAAGAGGGTGACGTAGTCCTTGTCCACGCGGCGGCTGGCGGTGTTGGTCAGCTTCTCGTTCAAATCGTAAATCTACTAGGCGGGACGGTAATCGGGTTAACGTCTTCAGCAGAAAAGGCAGCGAAAGCGAAAGAGCTAGGAGCTACATCTGTTTACCTATATGAAGAAAACTGGGTGGAAAAAGTGAAGGAAGCTTATCCAAACGGCGTTGATGTAGCCTATGATTCTGTCGGAGCGACGTTAATGGATAGTTTTTCATCGGTACGAACAGGCGGAACCGTCGTCTTTTACGGAATGGCAGGTGGAGATCCAGCTCTTGTTGATCCACGCATGCTGATGGATACGTCGAAAACGTTGACTGGCGGAGATCTGTGGAACGTTTTAACGTCTCATGAGGAGCGCGTTGGAAGATCGTCTGAATTGTTTACATGGATGCTAGAAGAGAAGCTGCGTTTGCCAGCTCCTACAGTCTTTGCACTACAGGATGGACAGAAAGCCCACGAGTATTTAGAAAGTCGAAAGAGCACAGGGAAGATTTTATTGCTTCCTTAA
- a CDS encoding pyridoxamine 5'-phosphate oxidase family protein, whose product MNQQELKTKIEQVMEENKIGTLATVVNDKPHTRYMTFFNDDFTLYTPTSDQTHKTDEIEKNPNVHILLGYNGEGYGDLYVEVQGTASVEESEDLKKKLWQDNFDEWFDGPNDPHYVVLKIKPSSIRLMNSKKEDPQTLEL is encoded by the coding sequence ATGAACCAACAAGAGTTAAAGACAAAAATTGAACAAGTGATGGAAGAAAACAAAATCGGAACATTAGCAACAGTAGTAAACGATAAGCCGCATACGCGCTACATGACGTTTTTCAATGACGACTTTACTTTATACACACCTACAAGCGATCAAACACATAAAACGGATGAAATTGAAAAAAATCCAAACGTTCATATCTTACTTGGCTATAACGGCGAAGGATATGGGGATTTGTACGTTGAGGTACAAGGTACGGCATCTGTCGAAGAATCTGAGGACTTAAAGAAAAAGCTTTGGCAAGATAACTTTGACGAATGGTTTGACGGACCAAACGATCCACACTATGTGGTCCTAAAAATTAAACCTTCTTCTATTCGTCTTATGAATAGCAAAAAAGAAGATCCACAAACATTAGAATTATAA
- a CDS encoding OsmC family protein, translating into MAEHHFHLKADWPGGRNDVGTLTADRLHTKISIPPEMNGPGVGTNPDEMLLGAAATCYIITLAAMLERKGITPLSLSLDSEGVVDVTNGVFTYKKIIHRPLLELDRTLTDQQLDTVEILVEQAEKSCMISRAIQGNVELELDPIINVK; encoded by the coding sequence ATGGCAGAGCATCACTTTCATTTAAAAGCAGATTGGCCGGGTGGTCGAAACGATGTTGGTACACTAACGGCTGACCGTCTTCATACAAAGATATCGATTCCTCCCGAAATGAACGGACCCGGAGTAGGGACAAATCCAGATGAAATGCTCCTAGGAGCAGCAGCAACTTGCTATATCATCACCCTTGCTGCAATGTTAGAAAGAAAAGGGATTACTCCTCTTTCACTATCATTGGATTCAGAAGGCGTTGTCGACGTCACAAACGGTGTATTTACCTATAAGAAAATTATTCATCGACCTCTTCTAGAACTAGATCGAACGCTAACGGATCAGCAGCTTGACACGGTTGAAATTTTAGTCGAGCAGGCGGAAAAATCTTGCATGATTTCCCGTGCTATTCAGGGCAATGTAGAGCTAGAACTAGATCCAATCATTAACGTGAAGTAA
- a CDS encoding branched-chain amino acid ABC transporter substrate-binding protein, with the protein MLTKKIMSVALMSTLAMGIMAGCSGAKDSSGGESNGKVIKIATQSPLSGGSATLGDAIKLGAQLALEEEKSAFDKLGYKLQLAPYDDQGDSKKGVANAQLIGSDKSIYGVVGHLNSGVTIPSSETYEKYNIPMISPASTATDVTDRKLKSVNRIVARDDFQGPAGAKYAVEELKAKNIFIVQDKTAYGQGLADAFKGAAEELGAKIQGYEGITVGEKDFNGVLNQISAAKPDLVYFGGLYAEGGLLIKQARDKGIKAKFMGGDGLDSSTLVDIAGEAVKDTYLTSVAGDASSTKFAKDYKAKFNKNVESYSIYGYDSMKVMLQGIKNAIEDNNGKLPDRAKVRDAVRAITDYKGELTQVGFDDKGDNKFAKIFIYKFDEAKYPAKQEGEITQ; encoded by the coding sequence ATGCTTACGAAGAAGATTATGTCGGTGGCGCTTATGTCTACACTTGCAATGGGGATTATGGCAGGGTGTTCTGGAGCAAAGGATTCATCTGGAGGAGAAAGCAACGGGAAAGTAATTAAAATTGCAACTCAGTCACCGCTGTCAGGTGGAAGCGCAACGCTTGGAGACGCCATTAAACTAGGAGCTCAGCTTGCACTTGAGGAAGAAAAATCGGCATTTGACAAATTAGGATACAAGCTCCAGCTTGCACCTTATGATGACCAAGGCGATTCGAAAAAAGGCGTTGCCAACGCTCAGCTTATTGGGTCAGATAAATCAATTTACGGCGTAGTGGGTCACTTGAACTCTGGTGTTACGATTCCATCATCAGAGACGTACGAAAAGTACAATATCCCAATGATTTCACCAGCGAGTACTGCAACGGACGTGACGGATCGTAAATTAAAATCCGTTAACCGCATCGTCGCTAGAGACGATTTCCAAGGACCAGCAGGAGCTAAGTATGCGGTAGAAGAGCTAAAAGCGAAAAATATTTTCATTGTTCAAGATAAAACGGCTTACGGTCAAGGACTAGCAGATGCGTTTAAAGGCGCGGCTGAAGAGCTAGGCGCAAAGATCCAAGGATATGAAGGAATCACGGTTGGGGAAAAAGATTTTAACGGCGTGCTGAACCAAATTTCAGCTGCGAAGCCAGACCTTGTCTACTTTGGTGGACTTTATGCAGAAGGTGGACTACTTATTAAGCAGGCGCGTGATAAAGGAATTAAAGCGAAATTTATGGGTGGAGACGGATTAGATTCTTCTACTCTAGTTGATATCGCAGGAGAAGCTGTAAAAGATACGTATTTAACGTCTGTTGCAGGAGATGCAAGCAGCACAAAATTTGCGAAAGATTACAAAGCAAAATTTAATAAAAACGTTGAGTCATATTCGATTTATGGCTATGATTCCATGAAAGTAATGCTACAAGGAATTAAAAATGCGATTGAAGACAATAACGGAAAGCTTCCTGATCGTGCAAAAGTACGTGATGCAGTAAGAGCAATTACGGATTACAAAGGAGAGCTAACACAGGTAGGCTTTGACGACAAAGGTGATAATAAGTTTGCGAAAATCTTCATCTATAAATTTGATGAAGCGAAGTATCCGGCAAAACAAGAGGGAGAAATTACGCAGTAA